A DNA window from Dictyoglomus sp. contains the following coding sequences:
- a CDS encoding alpha-glucuronidase, which yields MENFKKYDMCWLEYKPLENREEYKEWENVVILENYYNIKPCVEELKLFFQNSLNIDLKFYKNFIEKPSIIIGKLEKIKEIFRIAKDLENLINDEGFVIKHINSKDIPRIIITGKSLNSLIYGVFEFIKRIRLKEKITSLDTFENPKVKFRMINHWDNLDGTIERGYAGNSIFFKDNKIIYSERIKDYARLLASIGINAIVLNNVNVKKKEVELIEKHYLKKLLRIAKIFESYGIKIYLSINFASPIYLGGLSTADPLSYEVALWWKKKAEEIYNIIPNFGGFLVKADSEFNPGPHMYGRTHGDGANMLAKALAPFNGHVIWRAFVYNCMQDWRDTKTDRAKAAYDNFKPLDGVFDDNVILQIKYGPMDFQVREPVSPLFGALEKTNQILELQITQEYTGQQIHLCYLGTLWKEILEFDTYAKGEGSTVKKILEGKVFSNKNYGFAGVSNIGDSINWTGHDLAQANLWTFGRLSWNPDENVEKIVNEWIRLTFGDDKKVIENISYMLLNSHRIYEKYTTPLGLGWMVNPGSHYGPNPEGYEYSHWGTYHRADFKAIGVDRTSSGTGFTLQYYSPWREIFDDIKKCPEELILFFHRVPYDFKLKSGKTLLQFIYDSHFEGAEETEILKEKWLELEGKIEKSKFERVLEKLNQQIWHAKEWRDVINTYFYRKTGIPDEKGRKIYP from the coding sequence ATGGAAAATTTCAAAAAGTATGATATGTGCTGGTTAGAATATAAGCCTCTGGAAAATAGAGAAGAATATAAAGAATGGGAAAACGTTGTTATACTTGAAAATTACTATAATATAAAACCGTGTGTTGAAGAACTTAAGCTCTTCTTTCAAAATTCTTTAAATATAGACCTAAAATTTTATAAGAATTTTATAGAAAAACCTTCAATTATTATTGGAAAACTTGAGAAAATAAAAGAAATATTTAGAATAGCAAAAGATTTGGAAAATCTAATTAACGATGAGGGATTTGTAATAAAACATATTAATTCAAAGGATATTCCAAGAATCATAATTACAGGAAAGAGTTTAAATTCCTTAATTTATGGAGTCTTTGAATTTATAAAGAGGATTAGGCTAAAGGAAAAAATTACTAGTTTAGATACTTTTGAAAATCCAAAAGTAAAATTCAGGATGATAAATCACTGGGATAATTTGGATGGAACCATTGAGAGAGGATATGCAGGAAATTCTATATTCTTTAAGGACAACAAGATCATATATTCTGAGAGAATTAAAGATTATGCAAGACTTTTAGCTTCTATAGGAATAAATGCTATAGTTCTAAATAATGTAAATGTTAAAAAGAAGGAAGTAGAATTGATTGAGAAACATTATCTTAAAAAGCTTCTAAGAATTGCAAAAATATTTGAGAGTTATGGAATTAAAATATATCTTTCTATAAATTTTGCCTCTCCTATATATTTGGGAGGATTAAGTACTGCGGATCCTCTCTCCTACGAAGTAGCTTTATGGTGGAAGAAAAAGGCAGAAGAAATTTATAATATTATACCTAATTTTGGTGGATTCTTAGTTAAAGCAGATTCAGAGTTTAACCCAGGACCCCATATGTACGGAAGAACCCACGGAGATGGAGCAAATATGCTAGCAAAAGCTCTTGCTCCCTTTAATGGACATGTAATCTGGAGAGCCTTTGTATATAACTGCATGCAAGACTGGAGAGATACAAAAACTGATAGAGCTAAAGCTGCATATGATAATTTTAAACCCTTAGATGGGGTCTTTGATGATAATGTTATTTTGCAGATAAAATATGGGCCCATGGATTTTCAGGTAAGAGAACCTGTTTCTCCTCTTTTTGGAGCTTTAGAAAAAACAAATCAAATTCTTGAACTACAGATAACTCAGGAATATACTGGTCAACAGATTCATCTCTGCTATTTAGGAACCTTATGGAAAGAGATTTTAGAGTTTGATACTTATGCAAAGGGAGAAGGATCTACGGTTAAAAAAATTCTTGAGGGAAAAGTATTTAGTAATAAAAATTACGGTTTTGCTGGAGTTTCCAATATTGGAGATAGTATAAACTGGACAGGACATGATTTAGCTCAAGCAAATCTTTGGACTTTTGGAAGGCTCTCATGGAATCCTGACGAAAACGTAGAAAAGATAGTGAATGAATGGATAAGATTAACCTTTGGGGATGATAAAAAAGTCATTGAAAATATCTCGTATATGCTTTTGAATTCTCATAGAATATATGAGAAATATACTACTCCTCTTGGTTTAGGATGGATGGTAAATCCTGGCAGCCATTATGGTCCAAATCCAGAAGGATATGAATATTCTCATTGGGGAACATATCATAGAGCGGATTTTAAAGCTATAGGAGTTGATAGAACTTCTAGCGGAACAGGCTTTACCCTTCAGTATTATTCTCCCTGGAGGGAAATTTTTGACGACATTAAAAAATGTCCTGAGGAGTTAATATTGTTTTTCCACAGAGTTCCTTATGATTTTAAGCTAAAATCGGGAAAAACCCTATTACAATTTATATACGATTCCCACTTTGAAGGAGCGGAAGAGACAGAAATCTTAAAAGAGAAATGGCTAGAACTTGAAGGGAAAATTGAAAAAAGCAAATTTGAAAGGGTATTAGAAAAATTAAACCAACAAATTTGGCATGCCAAGGAATGGAGGGATGTAATCAACACATATTTTTATAGAAAAACAGGAATTCCCGATGAAAAGGGAAGAAAAATTTATCCTTGA
- a CDS encoding uroporphyrinogen decarboxylase family protein, whose amino-acid sequence MNEKQWEIILNCANLKPLDKIPIGLIVDSPWIPGFLGISHLKFYAIPEIWLNSYFEIKRRFPEIIFIPDFWVEYGMAQEPSGFGAKITFNENSTPNIHPIIPSADDLGEYLKKIKTPNPKTDGFMPFILEFYKYVEPKIKEKGEFIKIVASRGPFAIASHIMGVSEFLISVKIYPEEAKKLIDITTNLVIDWLSAQIEILRDSEGILVLDDIVGFFSEEDYLEFCHPSLKRIFSYFNFPVKIYHNDTNNPVFYKYLPDLGINIFNFTHLQNIKDVYEKTQGKICLMGNIPPLDVLVKGTPEDVKKYAKDILKEFSSKRGLILSAGGGVSPGTPEENIRALIEIVGI is encoded by the coding sequence ATGAACGAAAAACAATGGGAAATAATACTAAATTGTGCAAATCTTAAACCTTTAGATAAAATTCCTATTGGTTTAATTGTTGATAGCCCATGGATTCCTGGATTTCTCGGTATTTCCCATTTGAAGTTTTATGCAATTCCTGAAATATGGCTAAATTCCTATTTTGAGATTAAAAGAAGATTTCCTGAGATAATTTTTATTCCAGACTTTTGGGTAGAATATGGAATGGCTCAGGAACCTTCTGGTTTTGGAGCAAAAATTACTTTTAATGAGAACTCTACACCAAATATTCATCCCATTATTCCTTCTGCGGATGATCTAGGAGAATATTTAAAAAAAATAAAAACTCCAAATCCTAAAACCGATGGTTTTATGCCCTTTATTTTAGAATTTTACAAATATGTAGAACCTAAAATAAAAGAAAAGGGAGAATTTATAAAGATTGTTGCATCAAGAGGTCCCTTTGCCATTGCGTCCCATATTATGGGAGTATCTGAATTTTTAATATCAGTAAAAATATATCCTGAAGAAGCAAAAAAACTTATTGATATTACCACTAATCTAGTTATTGATTGGCTTTCTGCTCAAATAGAAATATTAAGAGATTCCGAGGGAATTCTTGTATTAGACGACATAGTAGGATTCTTCTCTGAAGAGGATTATCTAGAATTTTGCCATCCATCCTTGAAAAGAATTTTTTCTTATTTTAATTTTCCCGTAAAAATCTATCACAACGACACAAATAACCCTGTCTTTTATAAATATCTTCCTGATTTAGGGATAAATATATTTAATTTCACCCATCTTCAAAACATAAAGGATGTTTACGAAAAAACCCAAGGGAAGATTTGTCTTATGGGAAATATTCCTCCTTTAGACGTGCTAGTAAAGGGAACTCCTGAAGACGTTAAAAAGTATGCTAAAGATATATTAAAAGAATTCTCCTCAAAAAGGGGACTTATTCTTTCTGCAGGAGGAGGAGTATCTCCAGGAACTCCTGAAGAAAATATAAGAGCTTTAATTGAGATAGTAGGAATTTAA